GTGCAAACTTGCTCAGGCGGGCCTCAATATATCGTGGCGCCGCTGCACCGTCGCCGGTAAGGATGTTCCCCCAGTTTCCCTGGGTGTCGATGAGCAGTTCCTTCTGCCCAATCTGGGTCATGGCATCGCCGATGGAAGCGTCCCCGTGGGGATGGTACTTCATCGTGTTGCCCACCACGTTCGCCACTTTGTTGTAACGACCATCCTCCAGTTCCTTCAGCGAATGCATGATGCGCCGCTGCACGGGTTTGAATCCGTCATTGATGTGCGGCACGGCGCGCTCGAGGATCACATAGCTCGCGTAGTCCAGGAACCAGTCGCCGTAGAGTTCATCCACGTGCTTGGTGTGCTGCTCAGGAGCGGGAGATGAGGAAGAGTCGGGGGAAGCGGGGGCCACAGCGCGGAAGCGGGTAGGAAACTACGGAAGGGTTAGGTATCGGCAGGTTTGCCCGGTTTTCAAGCATCAATGCAAAAGCCCACGCCACGCCGCGTGCATCCTGCAAAGTCCCCACGCAATCGGCACGGCCCAGACCTTGTGCATTGCCTCGACAGACCCGCGAAAGTCGCGTCACAAGCCCTTCTGTTCGTGCAGAATACCCATCCCAAGGGAATATGATGGTCTTCCGGCGCAATTTATGCGTAAATTTTGAAGAAACGAAGCATCTATCCGTCCAAAGAAACCCCACTTTGGCGTCCCCTTTTGTAAAGGAATAGAAACAAACCCCACCCAGCCATGAAGAACATCAAGCGACTCACCCTCGCTCTACTCGCAACACTTTCCATCAGCTCCATGTCGTGCACGAGCGGGCCAAATGCGCGCACCGGCACGGTGCTGGGCGCGCTCGGCGGCGCTGGCCTTGGCGGCATCATCGGCCACCAGAGTGGTCGTGGTCTGGAAGGCGCAGCCATCGGTGCCGGTCTCGGCGCCCTCGGCGGCAATCTGATCGGCGGCGCGCAGGACGAGCGGAACTACTACAATCGCGGCGGCTACTACGGCGGCCAGGGTAATGGCTACTACCGCTCCTACGGTCCCCCGCCCCCTCCTCCCCGCGGCGGCTACTACTATTGATTGGGTAGGCCAGAGACATCCGCATCGTTCCTGACTCGTCAGGAAGGGATGGATGATGAAAGCTCGCAGGTCTACCTGTGGCACCCGACCGCGCTACGCCACTTGGTGAAGCGCGGTTTTTCTTTCGACCTGACAACACAGAAGACGCAGTCCGCCTACTGGTTCCCACCCTTCGTCTGCACGACCCATTGCATGGCATTGAACTCACCTTCCACCGCAATGCGTCGAAGGTACTGCTTCATTTCGGTATCACTCAGGGTTGGAAGAAGGCGTCGGTGTTCCTTGATGAGTGCCGATGTCGCCGCACGCTCGGTGCTGTTTCTCTCCTGAAGCTCTGCGGCCGTCATGTCCAGCCCGGGCATCTCCTCATACCACTCACTCGAATTGACGATGGTCCTTTCGATGGATGAAGAGATGAGCTTTTCCACCAACCCGGCGCGTTCTGTCGGTTTTTTGAGCGATTGTGTCAGGGCAAGGAGACTTTCTATGGCCGGCCCTTTCGCTTCCGCCGGCCCCGTCTTCATATGCTGTGCCAGTTCCATCAAGACAGATATCTGACCGATGGGAAGGTGGGCCATGCCAAGCGTCTCCGCATAGAGCGAATCGAAGCCTGCGCTTTTGCAGGCTTTGGTAACTTCACTCGAGATCTCCTGCGGGTACATGTGCGGACGTCCCCGGCTGGCCGCGCCTTCAAGGGCATCCAGCCCGCTCTCCACATCTCCAGCCTTGAAAGCATCCAAGGCCGCATTGCACCAGCCGAGGGAGTTCTTGGGGTCATTCTCCTGCATCCGCCGGACCCATTCGTCTGTGGGCTGTTTCAGCCCGCGAGCCACCATGAGCATCATGGCTGACACGCGCGGATCGTCCGGATGGCGTTCTGCAGCTTCTTCTAGCCATGGAACCGTTTCGGTGGAGAGCATGAAGCCTGCGATGAGGCTGCCCGCAGTGCGGCCTTCCTGCTCGATGTACGCTTCAAGCTGCGCACGCGTGGGAAGAGGGTACTTTTTGCCCTCCGCCATATCTGCCAGGAAAGCAGCGACGGAGCGTTTCTGAACAGTATCCTGAGCACCTTTCCCATCCCCGACCCGATGCCGAGCAACTGCCTTGGCGTCGGTGGAAGACGACAAAAGATCGTGGCCCCAGAAAAACCAAAGTCCACCAACCACGCCCGCGAGAGCGAAAGCCGCACTGCTGACAAAAGCGAACCGACGGGATGCTGGAGACAAGGCCATGCTCAAACTGGGTTTTCCACCGAAAGACGGCTACAGCACACCATTTTGTCTAACGCATGGCGATAGAAAAAGCACTCAACGTCTTC
The Roseimicrobium gellanilyticum DNA segment above includes these coding regions:
- a CDS encoding glycine zipper domain-containing protein, with product MKNIKRLTLALLATLSISSMSCTSGPNARTGTVLGALGGAGLGGIIGHQSGRGLEGAAIGAGLGALGGNLIGGAQDERNYYNRGGYYGGQGNGYYRSYGPPPPPPRGGYYY